The following coding sequences are from one Formosa haliotis window:
- a CDS encoding ABC transporter ATP-binding protein translates to MIITEQLTKKYNGTTVLNINHLEIPKGQSLGLVGNNGAGKTTYFSLLLDLIPPTTGFINNNDVLVNESEAWKPFTSAFIDETFLIGYLTAEEYFYFIGDLRGQSKADVDAHVSQFEDFFHGEILNQKKYLRDLSKGNQKKAGIVGALIGNPEVIILDEPFANLDPTTQIKLKKIIKDLAEQNGVTVLVSSHDLMHVTDVCERIVLLEKGEIVKDMVTSSETLKTLESYFAGTVEI, encoded by the coding sequence ATGATAATCACAGAGCAACTTACCAAAAAATATAACGGCACGACAGTACTTAATATAAATCATTTAGAAATTCCGAAAGGACAAAGTTTAGGATTAGTAGGTAATAACGGCGCGGGTAAAACCACGTATTTTAGTTTATTATTAGATTTAATTCCCCCAACTACAGGATTTATTAATAATAACGATGTTTTAGTAAACGAAAGCGAAGCTTGGAAACCGTTTACTTCAGCCTTTATAGATGAAACCTTTTTAATAGGATATTTAACTGCCGAAGAATATTTTTATTTTATTGGTGATTTACGCGGACAATCTAAAGCAGATGTTGATGCGCATGTTAGTCAGTTTGAAGATTTTTTTCACGGTGAAATCTTAAATCAAAAGAAATACCTAAGAGATTTAAGTAAAGGAAATCAGAAAAAAGCAGGGATTGTAGGTGCTTTAATAGGAAATCCAGAAGTTATTATTCTAGACGAGCCTTTTGCAAATCTAGATCCTACAACACAAATTAAACTTAAAAAAATTATTAAAGATTTAGCCGAACAAAATGGGGTTACCGTACTTGTTTCGAGTCATGATTTAATGCATGTAACCGATGTTTGCGAGCGTATTGTGTTACTAGAAAAGGGCGAAATTGTTAAAGATATGGTTACTAGTAGTGAGACACTTAAAACTTTAGAATCTTATTTTGCTGGTACTGTAGAAATCTAA
- a CDS encoding DUF5687 family protein yields the protein MIKHFLSLEWKQFTRAAYFKKSVFIKIMLALVVLYFSAIALSVGVGVYYIIKKNMPEADPLVIVNNYLIYWFLFDLVFRFFMQQLPVINVKPLMLLPIKRSKVIHFLLGKTLFSFFNMLPLIMFIPFSVVLIINGYPASHVIPWLLGLVCITYCNNFINFLINKNNTIFYVVVAVLLLFIGLEFYGIFKISEPIGAALNTLYAQPLLVIIPLLASIGLYLLNYNFIRKGFYLDNVVSKKVKEVQAADLSWVDRFGTMAPFLKNDIKLIWRNKRPKQVVMMSFMFLFYGVIFFTNSAYQDKPAILAFAAMFVTGGFLMSFGQLIPSWDSEYYKFLMSQNIQYKTYLESKWYLLSVAVLISFVLSTPYLYFGWKIFGMIIAGALFNVGLNSYITLFGGALNRMPIELNVKAKAFSNTQGFNPVQMLIAIPKFVLPMLLFYVPYKLINFNAGLLVLSLSGVIGILFRPFFLIQIDKIYQKGKYKTIQAYSEKH from the coding sequence ATGATTAAACACTTTTTATCCCTAGAATGGAAGCAATTTACTAGGGCAGCTTACTTTAAAAAAAGCGTATTTATTAAAATTATGTTGGCGCTAGTCGTCTTGTATTTTTCCGCCATTGCCTTGTCTGTAGGAGTCGGAGTTTATTATATAATTAAAAAGAATATGCCAGAAGCCGATCCGTTAGTGATTGTAAATAATTACCTTATTTATTGGTTTCTTTTCGACTTGGTATTCCGGTTTTTTATGCAACAACTTCCGGTAATAAATGTAAAACCATTAATGCTTTTGCCTATAAAGCGTAGTAAAGTTATTCATTTCTTATTAGGTAAAACCTTGTTTTCGTTTTTTAATATGTTACCACTCATTATGTTTATCCCTTTTTCGGTGGTTCTTATAATTAATGGGTATCCTGCATCTCATGTAATTCCTTGGCTTTTAGGATTGGTATGCATAACTTATTGTAACAATTTTATAAATTTTTTAATCAATAAAAATAACACCATCTTTTATGTTGTTGTAGCTGTGCTGTTACTGTTTATCGGATTGGAATTTTATGGAATTTTTAAAATTTCAGAACCTATTGGTGCAGCGTTAAATACCTTGTATGCGCAGCCTTTATTGGTAATTATTCCGCTTTTGGCTAGCATAGGGTTGTATCTTTTAAATTATAATTTTATTAGAAAAGGCTTTTACCTAGATAATGTAGTGTCTAAAAAAGTTAAGGAAGTACAAGCTGCAGATTTATCGTGGGTCGATCGTTTTGGTACGATGGCACCTTTCTTAAAAAACGATATTAAACTTATTTGGAGAAATAAACGACCTAAACAGGTGGTTATGATGTCGTTTATGTTTTTATTTTATGGGGTTATTTTCTTTACCAATTCGGCATACCAAGACAAACCGGCCATCTTGGCTTTTGCGGCTATGTTTGTAACTGGCGGTTTTTTAATGTCGTTTGGGCAATTAATCCCGTCTTGGGATAGTGAATATTATAAGTTTTTAATGAGTCAGAATATTCAGTATAAAACCTATTTAGAATCTAAGTGGTATTTACTGTCTGTGGCCGTTTTAATTTCGTTCGTGCTTAGTACGCCTTATTTGTATTTTGGCTGGAAAATATTTGGAATGATTATAGCCGGAGCCTTATTTAACGTGGGCTTAAATTCGTATATAACTTTGTTTGGGGGTGCTTTAAATAGAATGCCTATCGAGTTAAATGTAAAAGCAAAAGCCTTTAGTAATACCCAAGGTTTTAATCCGGTACAAATGTTAATCGCCATCCCAAAATTTGTGTTACCCATGTTATTATTTTATGTGCCTTATAAATTAATAAACTTCAATGCTGGCCTTTTAGTGCTTAGTTTAAGTGGTGTAATCGGAATTCTTTTTAGACCGTTCTTCTTAATACAAATAGATAAGATTTACCAAAAAGGAAAGTATAAAACCATTCAGGCATATTCAGAAAAACACTAA